GCAGTGGCCGTACAGTATTTAAAATGATGCAGCCTACGGAGAAGTCAGGGTGTTCAGACTTCTTGCACTTCGGGGAGCGGTAATACACATCCAATAAATTGTTGTGCACCACACCACACGTAGTGACTCAGGGTTAATCTCTACAGCCATCCAGCTAACTACAAGCAACTGGCTAAAGGAAAAGACCTTACCTCTTCTGAGATGTTGGAGTCCGTTTCCCGGTGCTGCACCGTTTTTCCacctgcatctccatcccaaatgtTTCTGGGCCTGATACAATACATCAATCATGATGGATTTGAcaaatatccactttgttagatcagatttgttgaatcTGAGCCACTCCATTGTCCGTCTGTCTCCAATGGTCTGCATTCTATTGACCTCTTTACCACATCTATCCCCATTTACCTCCCTGATCTCTGTCCAGGAGTTCAAACTCATTTTAGTGTCTTTGAAACCCATACATGAGGTATCATAAAGATGTATCTTATTTGTGAACCTGTTCTGATAGCCTTTTGTCAAAGTTCCCCATGTTtattgtcaaggaagtgagtttgtgtttatatagGATACACCGcgccacctaccgtcaaccaatcatgtcaatgtgaaGGCGCACGGCATCGCCATACGGAGCTCGATATGGCCTATGCAAGCCTACGGAGGTTCAGCAATTGCGTCACACTTTCCGTACGGAGCCTCCGGGCCACATTGCCGGATCAAGACTCTAAGTTTTCACTTTAAATTGTCTAACAAAAAACAATGATtacaaagttttaaaaaacaacatacatctctatgcacaaggactaggCCACTTTGAACAATTTCCACtgaacatttttacaaaaacacatttacagttgagacaaagtttggtaacagaatgccAGTTTGTTTGtgctgtcattctgttaccaaactgcATCTGTattgttcttcaagtaaatgtgtttttgtaaaaaattCTGTGGAAATGAAGTAGTTCTTGGATGGTGAAGGGTTAAAGTGTCCTGCGCTGAGAGTCAGACCCCCTGCAGTAACTTCCTCATTGTGTTGTGTCCAGCCCTGCAGATGACTGCATTCTCATTCTCTGCATTATGAGAGGGTTTATAGATCCCACTGGGCTCTGACTTCAGCAGTCTCAACACAGAgcacaacaccatcattaccCCTAATAGACAGGTCGAACTCTAattactgcacacactacatacCTTTTGATAGGCTTGCCTTTGATTTAACGATTAGATTTTTTAAAGATGTTTCTTGTTTTTGCCTTTTATATTGAGATGGTAGAGAACCAAATGGTTTCTTTGTGACCAAGGGCGAGATGcaggtagaaagagaggggggtgtATTTCTCTCTGTGAGAGGGGGGtgtatttctctctttctgtgaGAGTGAGAGGCAAAGCAGCTTTAGCAGCAGGACTCTGGCAGATCAAACAGGCTTCTTCTGGAttagagaaaggtagagaggtggagagagaaggagagggggagagagaatgggagagagggggagagcagctcTTTTGAAGTCTCTGATAAACATAATTCTTAAAGACAGACCATAACAACAAAAGTGAGTGCTGACCTTTTAGAACAACaattgtgtgagagagatggagaggtgaccGTCTCTGTGGGAAAATGATGTGCTTTCCTCTCGCCCTTCAGCGCTGTGGCACCATCAATAAATCACTAGCGCATCACACAATTCAATGCTGCACAGCACCCTTTCTATaccaggggtaggcaactagattgAGCCGCAAGCCGATTTTTGTCGGAGTGAATGGCCGGTGGGCTGGAAAATAAGAATATATAATTtgcactgcaaattgaccacagctAAGCCCCAAAAATTGATTTTCAAATACaataatttcataccttgattacattaaGACACAATCACATCTCTTTTTTTTTAATTTGTGGGAATAGTTGGGAACAGATCTCTAAAAATATTCACTGGCGGACGCCTGTTTCTGACCCATGCTCTATACTGTCTCTCAACCCACcacttactctttctctctctacctccccaccTCTGTCTACAAtccctttatctctttctctacccTTCCTTAAGGCGttagcatgcttcagtttggctTAAAAAACATTCTCTTGAAAAACGAGAAAAAAGCAGCGATAGTACTGTTTATCCATTTTGAGAagccgtagccagtatacacttcctcaaaatagtcaaaTAATTCATCTAAGATAACTCAACTCAAGAAATCTAACACTAATTTGGATGTTTTTTTCTTAGTCGCTcaattttatattatatttatgtggtgcagtatttctcaagatTTCCTTTTGCATGAAAACGAGTctgtcgttgaatgacaacaaatactttattgaagaattcctactgttgaccaatcaccgacttcagctgtcagcacaagaactgttcatcaggagcttcatgaaatgggtttccatggccgagcagctgcacacaaggctaagatcaccatgcacaatgccaagtgtcggctggagtggtgtaaagctcaccgccattggactctggagcagtggaaacacagtttggggaagtccctttgctgtttcagcatgacaatgcccccgtgcacaaagcgaggttcatacagaaatagtttatggagattggtgtggaagaacttgactggcttgcacagagccctgacctcaactccatcaaacacctttgggatgaattggaactccgactgcgagccaggcctaatcggccaacatcagtgcccgacctcactactgctcttgtggctgaatggaagcaatgttctgagtggaaagccttcccagaaggttgttatagcagcaaagggggggaccaactctatatttatccccgtgattttggaatgacattttcgacaagcaggtgtccacatacttttggccatgtgtatatcctgatgcctagtcaccgtACCGATGCATATCTAACCCTACCACTCCATTATCcatgcacattgtaaatatggtattggcactgaccctggaactAACCCTGTGTATAGCGTACTTACTTTCTCGTGCTCTTCttttttcttgtgtttttgttctactttactttttaaaataaatgttttatagtactactgcattgttgggatagAGCAAGCacgaaaggcatttcactgtagtaGTGCACGTGACAATTAAACTTGAAACTTGATCCAGCTATGGTCCAAACATTCAGTTGAGAACTCAAGGGCTGGGTATACCCACCTTGGGTTAATGCTAAGTAGGTctataaatgtttattttattcatGACAACAGAATTCCATGGCAGTCCGAGTTAAGGCTATCCTGCTGGCTATAGTAATAGGGATATAATTCCTCATTTATATTAGTCTACCTCTGAAAGATATGAGAGCCGTCCGTATCTGGGTCACAACACCGCAGTGAAACCTACCTGCTCTGCGTTCTCAGAGTTCACTAAGTTCATGGAGACAGGACAGCAGCACAGGGCCAGCGGCAGAACTAATTAGTTGGACGTGCATTTGATTTCCATAGGGGGTCACGAGGCCTATGGAAACTTCAACGGCAACCAAACAATAGTCACTTTGTGAGTAGCGCATTTCATGGACAACAGGTTTCAAATTAGAAATTGAAGGACTAATTTGGCCGCTGCACCGAGAGATCCACACAAATATTCAAgcactttttttttgttgtttcctGTCACTTTCCTCTTCAATGTCACATTCGATTCCTGATCACCTTCACTGTCACCAAGCAGATTGTTTACTACGTTTTATAATGTCAATAATCGCTCTATTAATCAGTTAGGCCTATCTGCTATATCTCATACTCCACTTCTCTTATCGTAATCCCTTACCCACCAGTAACATATTAGCTACAGTGTAGGTGGCTCGGTCCTCAAACAAACTCTCCTCATAGGCTATTTTAAATATTTATGTAGTTGTTACTCATTTTATAATTCAAGAAGCCAGGTACATTTTATTGCATTGTCTCTTTAACATCCATGTTTTACTTTTATATGaacatatatatgtgtatgtcaCAGCCCATGCTCCAAACAGCCTCTGAACAAAGACAAAACATCCTGATAAAGGCCATGGACAACCTGGAATAAAAGCAAACTCCGTCTCTGCAACTAACAACAGGAAATTATGTGGTGTAAACCAACCATATTATAAACCAAATTGGCCCCCATAAAGAGAGGAGGGATGCTGGTGTTCACCAGAGACATTCCGTCCTTGAACAGGCGTCTCACTCCTTGGCCCGAGGATGCCTTCGCGGGGGCACAGCTGTCATGCCTCTTAACACAACAAAGGAGGACTGGTTACCCCAGGACAGACCCTCCAAACAGGTCATCATCTCAGGGCTCCACACTGCCATTCCAGTTAAAGAAGTCTGTGCCGAGCTGGAGAAACAGAATCATCACCAGACAAACTCACCTCCCCGCCACATTTATTAGAATTCACCTCTCCAAACCAGAAGACTCCATACAACTACTACAGGGAGGCTTCTTCATGCATTACTTTCACTACAGAGTTGAAAAGGCAAATCCACCCACCATAGTTAAACATGGTTTCAAATGCCAAGAATTCAACAATATTTCTACCCAGTACAATAACCCAGTCAAATGTCTGAGGTGTGGAGAAAACAGCCACCACAAAGCCTAAACAACTTTAAAATATGCACACGTGTGCACAATGTGGGGGTGGGCACTCTTCAGCCTCAAAGAGCTGCCCCAGCTACATAGCCCTTACCACCACTCAAAGGCAACCCAGAACACAGAGAACCTTAACCCACCTGCAAGAGGAACTACAAAATACTGTAATGCCACAATGAGGAAATTCCCTTTTGGGTCAAGGGTGACACTGATTTTAAAGCCCTGTTTATAACTGTCCCTAAAATGCATCCTTTTCTTATAATGCAGTTATATATATATCGGAAGCTGTTTTCATTTCAGAGCgtctaatttgtaaacatttcaacaaAAAATGAACCCCTGACCAAATCAAAGGTGCTTCTTCTCTGTTTTGTGACGTAAGTCCCAAGACAGTGTGATCAATACCCGACCATGATTTGgcgtttattatttattttagcagGGAGTCCCATTGAGACCAAGGTTTCTTTTGCAAATACTTAAATTAAGGCGCAGCATAATTGCAAAAACacaattataaaaaaaaaaacaagcacaTTCATCTGTGAACAGTTCCTCCACCAACAATCTGAAATGCCTGAAGGCACCAATCTGTCCAACTGTTAGGTAATCTTAAGATTGTTCCATAAGTGAGGTGTGAAGAAACTTAAAGCAATTTTACCTAAATCTGTACTGACATAAGGAATTTCAAGAGTTAGCCATCCCTATGAGTGGGTATGGTATCTCATGCTTTCATAGGTTAGTAACGATGTTAGGCAATGTGGAAGTTTTTGAGTAAGAGCTTGGTAAATGAACAGAATGCAATGTTCCAACCTATAAAACACCAATAAGGGCCAGCTGCTTTCTGAGAGCGAATGCAATGATGAGTGCAAAATGGATCACGGAGGGCACGGTGTTAAATAGGTTCCAACGGGCTTCAATGAAGTGGGAACTGCATTCATGTAAATAATGGTGTCATAGTCTAGGACCGGTAGGAATGTTGACTGAATGATCTGCTTTCTACTATTAAGCGAGGGGCACAATCTATTTCTTAGTTAACTCACCTATGTTTGTTTTAAAAGACAACTTATCAACGATCCAAATGCCCAGGTATCTGCAGTGCATTcgttaagtattcagagcccttgaatttttccacattttgttacgttattgcCTTATtccaaatagattttttttaaattccctcatcaatctacacacaataccgtatAAGGACAAatacaaaaatgtttattttttattttattttttagcaATTTTATTAAAAACtgggggcgaagattcaccttccaacaggacaatgaccctaagcacaaagcaaAGAGAATGCAGgagtgtctctgaatgtcctaaagtggcccggccagagcccggacttgaacccgatcgaacatctctggagagacctgaaaatggctgagCAGCaacacttcccatccaacctgactgagcgtgagaggatctgcagagaagaatgggagaaacttcccaaatacaggtgtgccaagcttgttgcgtcatacccaagaagacttgaggctgccaaaagtgtttcaacaaagtgctgagtaaagggtctgaatagttatgtaaatgtaatatttctgatttttgttgtgtgtagattgagggggggggatacagtttaatcaattttagaatgaggctgtaacctaacaaaatgtgggaaaagtcaaggagtctgaatactttccgaatgcactgtataagaaGGGACACGGTCAGTTTGGGCTCCATTGAATAATTCAATCTTGGGAGTCATTATAGTGGGCTCTGTACTACAGATGCAGAGGACAACCATTATAGTCCATCGAGCCCATTTCAGCCATCACGGAGTGTTTGTCACTGCAAACGTTTCTGCGGTCCTAACAATAACGCAGAAAAAGAAAGGGCACACGCAAGAGTTGGAAAGAGTTTCAAGAgtaaaatgaaagcaatcaatcCAGTGAGATTTAAGTAACAAGTGGATTTTGCACCACTAAACACAGGACATTCCTGGCTGAAATGGAGAAATGTACAGGTGGGCAGGGCATGCGCGTTGCTAAAAGTTTaatagagcatgtgtgtgagagTAATTCTTCTGTGTATAGGGATCCCTGGTGTGAGAGAACGTACTCTAGTTGCAGTGAAACCAGATGGGGTCCAGCGGCGCCTTGTGGGGCAGATCACACAACGCTTTGAACAGAAAGGCTTCAAACTGGTGGGCCTGAAGATGCTACAGGTGAGAATGTCCAATTCCAAATGAATCCCAAAGCTCCTCCCGCCTAGGCATCTGAAAGGATTGGATAGGTATAAGTAGTATGATAATAGGCAATATGATAGTAGCCTCAACTTGTCCTCTGATACAATATTTGTAACTTGTCATGAATGTGGTTTATTCATAAATGTCTATGTAAATACCAGActttaaaataaaggttaacCCAATGTTGGCTTTCTTTCAGGCACCAGAGGAGCAGCTCTCTCAGCATTACCATGAGTTAAGGAGGAAGCCATTTTACCCCAGTCTCCTGCACTACATGACCTCTGGTCCCATAGTTGTTATGGTGAGGGTTCCTGCCTCTGTCTTGCCTCATAATCCAAACTTCAATTGCTCCGTTTCAGGGCTCAATTCAGTCCGTAGCTCTGAAGTAAAGCGCGATTGAAAGTTAAAGATGGAAATGACGGCTCAATTGGaaattatattttacatttcaaGCATGCTACAGCACTGAACTTCAGCGATACGAATTGAATCAGTCCACACTGTTTTCTCACTTCACTGATCAGTCTGGGTGTCCTCTAATAGATGGACGCATGGACAGTTATTTCTATAAAATAACGGGTACAATCAGCTCTTAAGGCCCTTGCTCAAGTACCTTGCTCAATGGCACAACGGTAGTAGATGGTTGCCATGATCTGAGACCAGCAGCCCTCCTTTTGCCAGTTCAGTTAACTTTTTCATCACTCAGCCCTAGACTCTAACCACCACCACCTATGCTACCTACTGTACCATTATTCAATTAGTTTTGAGTAATGACCCTCCAAATCAGTTTTAGTGAAAAGGTTGCCAGATAAATGAGAagccccgtttatacctggtgctaacatacgtcctttgtcctgatcttctGACATTCTGATTCTGCCCACATTTTATAGACGGGTGTAGGTGATTTAAAAGAAGCATTGTGATCAGATCTGTATTCGTGTGTCTGGGTATCTTACAAGTGTAGCCTAGCGGTTCGAGCGTTGagtcagtaaccaaaaggttgctggttttgaatacctgagccgacaaagtgaaaaatctgtAGATGTgaacttgagcaaggcacttaactctaatcTGCTCCAGGTGCACTgcactactatggctgaccccaTAAAGCAAcccatttcactgcacctatccagaCGCGTGTAATCACCCAGGATAAAGGGGGATAGAGTGTGAAACAATAATTAAATAAAGCAAttcattttagattttagattcccAGACTACACTGCCTTTGCTTATGTTAAATTCAAAACCACCTAACCACTTGTGTAGGGATTAGATAATGGCAGTGGCAGTGTGTTCAAATATTGATTTAGTGCTAAATTGATTGACGTTCAATTAACTTGCTGTATTGACCGATTTGAAATAGGATTTCCCTAATCCTGATGGCGAACTCCATTCATTCTTTTTGTCTAGGTGTGGGAGGGTTATAATGTGGTCCGGACATCCCGGATCATGATAGGAGACACCAACCCAGTCGAGGCCCAAGCAGGCACCGTTCGAGGGGACTTCAGCATTCACATCAGCAGGTGAACCTTTTTCAACAAAGATTAAAATTGAAAGATGTTTCACGTTACAATAATTGGCACAATACCCTTTTCAACAAATATTTTAATGATAATTGAATTGGACGACAATAATATGAAAAAATTCAACATTGAACTTTATCATTGAGTGTTTTGAAAATTGGAGCATAATTTCAATGGCAAAATACTAAACTGGACTTCAAGCCATTAACAATTAACTAATGAATGTAGGTTTGTGTTTTTTATAGAAATGTGGTCCATGCCAGTGATTCAGTAgagggggctcagagggagatcCAGCTGTGGTTTCATCGAAAGGAACTGATGGATTGGGACTGCTGTGACCACAGTAGTACCTACCAGATATGAGAAAGAGATTTtaggtagagatagaaagagagagtgaagcaTTTCATTATActgttgtatcctgtgcatgtgacaatgaAACTTGAAAGAGTGAACAAGGTAGAATGACCAATAGGAATAGTGGCTCCATAACCATACCTACCTCTTTGTGTCTTGCTTGCAACACAGTGTCCCACGTGCAATACTCGTCCCTCTCCATCGTGGGTGGCTCCAATACCCCATAGCCTCTCAGCTACTATTATAGTGTTCGGTCCTCACCATATGTacagtgcgttcagaaagtattcagagccctggactttttccacattttgttacgttacagccttattctaaaatgaatgaaaCAGTTTTTTCCTCCTCAttcatctacatacaataccccataatgacaaagcaaaaacaggtttttagaaatgtttgcaaatgtacaaaatataaaaagctgaaatattacattttacaaaagtattcagaccctttacgcagtactttgttgaagcacctttagcagcaattacagcctagagttttcttgggtatgatgctacaagcttggcacacgtctatttggagagtttctcccattattctctgcagggtttctcaagctctgtcaggttggatggggagcgtcgctgcactgctattttcaggtctttccagagatgttcgatggggttcaagtccgggctctggctgggccactcaaggacatacagagacttgtcacaaagccacagtctgaacctgctccagagcactcaggacctttcatcaaggatctctctgtactttcctccgttcatctttccctcgatcttgactagccTCCCAGTGCCTGCcgctggaaaaacatccccacagcatgatgctgccaccaccatgcttcaccgtagggatggtgccaggattcctccagaatcttggctttcaggccaaagagtgcaatcttggtttcatcagactagagaatcctgtttctcatggtctgagagtcctttaggtgccttttggcaaactccaaacgggctgtcatgtgctttttactgaggagtggattccgtctggtcactctaccataaaggcctgattagtggagtgctgcagagatggttgtccttctggaaggttctcccatctccacagaggaacactggagctcggtcagtgaccatcaggttcttggtcacctgcctgatcaaggcccttgtcccctgattgctcagtttggctgggtggccagctctaggaagagtattggtggttccaaacttcttccatttaagaatgatggaggccactgtgttcttggaccttcaatgctgcataactTTTTTTGGtaacctttcccagatctgttcctcgacacaatcctgtctctgagctctacggacaattccttcgacctcatggcttggtttttgctctgacatgcactgtcaactgtgggtccatatatagacaggtgtgtgcctttccaaatcatgtccagtcaattgaatttaccacagctgtaGAACcatctcaagcatgatcaatggaaataggatgcccctgaactcaatttcgagtctcatagcaaagggtctgaatacttatgtaaataaggtatttcagtttttaataaatgtgcaaacatttctaaaaacttgtttttgccttcattatgagatattgtgtgtagtttgaggggaatatatatatatatttttttgaataaGGTTGTGTAAAGTAACAAACTGGaaaaaaggaaggggtctgaatactttctgaatgcactctaTTTGGACAGTGAAATGAAAATTTTGGCtctactccagcattttggatttgagatcaaatgatcAATATTACAGAATGTTAGTTAATTTGAGGGTGTTTTCATGCTTATCTGTTTTACCATTTAGACATAACAGCATTTTATATATTAGGTACTCCCATTTGAAGAAGTATTTGGGCAAATTCACTTCTAGTGTAGGCTAAATGTTAGTATTTGGCCCCTTATCACTTGGATTCAATGACTTCATCAAGCTTGTTACTTTACAAACTCATTCGCTGCATTTGCCATTTGTTTTTGGTTTATTATGGGACATGTCTTGCCTAATATTAACTGAATGGTGCCATCATTTTATTTCTAAATGAGCTGAGAAGATGTTTCTGAAAACTTCCAAATCCATGCTGATGCTGCCATGATTTCTGAAAATTAATTATCACGGTGTATTACACACTACAATTATGCAGTACAGTGTAGTCAGCAAGAATTTTAGCATTTACACTGGTGGGCCCCGTTGGCAATAAAttcataaaaccaaaagcttaccatgacttggaagagttccagttttggatagccagctagctaaccctctctgtctttgagtaggctaaactagctgcATTCGCTAGGTAAGTGAAACAAAAACTAAATATAgatttctctctcacttctccttcatttttgaagaaattcatttgtttaaaactgttcaactatgtctttctctctttgagtcaactactgcACATTTTATGTACCGCAGTCTtcgctagctgtagcttatgctttc
This sequence is a window from Oncorhynchus kisutch isolate 150728-3 linkage group LG1, Okis_V2, whole genome shotgun sequence. Protein-coding genes within it:
- the LOC109909751 gene encoding nucleoside diphosphate kinase-like, with the translated sequence MVQFQRYWLKNLILQSPYCRGVLPSRKSYIPEFSFCLLFGHRCAGYSTTSGIPGVRERTLVAVKPDGVQRRLVGQITQRFEQKGFKLVGLKMLQAPEEQLSQHYHELRRKPFYPSLLHYMTSGPIVVMVWEGYNVVRTSRIMIGDTNPVEAQAGTVRGDFSIHISRNVVHASDSVEGAQREIQLWFHRKELMDWDCCDHSSTYQI